A genomic window from Lactobacillus sp. ESL0677 includes:
- a CDS encoding Rib/alpha-like domain-containing protein, which yields MLGKNNFKERLRKTEMQAKKDRFSIRKLTVGTASVLLGFSFMAMSSQTTKADVISSKSETEVQTNKDITTTSEDKQDTKQNLATYSGLSSFLKSSDTKENEQKPTESAQTTPTAKPAETDTSTAQATANKEPATTDTAAQPVQSDAATAKPVVTTPTKIKPAAQGDDTDAATWEDFTNALKDENITTINLTADITATDNNQKYTITTDKVINGASHTLNIGSNIIQDDYYQYGITFNDLKLMGMKPNDDPALFNFYGYDNNKAVTLNNVESDNVSYDALINFINNVTLNYNTDGNIFSDYAEPTANDGSNVKINFAPTVETSSSFICDIFIIQDNATVNAEIANTNSALRGTGTIDDGRIEVGANSTFNLTIDPTVNFLYRVDEGIPPLDLKLYEGSTTIIKNNASDNGVNPGEDNQLNLVADTPKLFELISSGGDVNNFNFPMTDISGAKMGMITDHYKWIIQDSDNANIIDPNLTDKQMKILANPTLPENILLEGKADKTFQDLSTKDDFQTVIQSQGGFNGSAGFALGTDLYDGWKKTDAGRYNISSNKISIHQGQTSAVGGAQDKLNAVDGKDNTATTIASLLELDDSISSGNKTITGVAWVPNMAMDSQGNLTSGGLIKDDAGNLAESINPVGPEDNQLGNAVIRVTYGDGTTDDIPVTLDVVTAISSGDVQQVAHGELPTATQAEDAVAFDGDASNLDPTYEWYKADGSGPLEVSDLTPGAINDVKVLVTYHHRDGQADGTQLVDAKVAMGDTQANSSGVTAGTGPVVVHAADIPSENDPLVPDFTDKTKWSSYLAGDLTNVTSVNWDDETDVASIINGTTGEKTGKLRLTFSDGSTKEIDDIRVNVLGGEKDTTKTTTTPNGLVPSVDQAKDALKDAADLTTNLNDAGYDVDYSWAKDDQGTPMDNGYVTYSEQQPNKTVPGYVVLTYYKKGAEHTPENVDGKQIIPVDVTINKQETNLYHAQLAGSGQDSQGVAVAKGTTLDAKDAIHKPEDFPADAKFEWESPVDTSTTGDKQAWVAVTYSDDSTDRIPVLVNVYDTASTEYPKAKTQTADLNGTVPDAKASIVNSADFPSDTTYEWANEPDLSKEGSAIGTVKVTYPDGSSDYVIVPVIVGNANPTQENDPQGQRTDIAYGAGKTASYDDAKAAISNADSMPQGTTYSWQTAPVVNDLNKLGVQAAVVQVTYPDGTSNNVPVVVDVVSDAHSASRPRAKNVCLNVGDAIPNAKDAVINSADLTNATSFEYETTPSSANAGVTQTMIKVTYADGSTDEVPTQIIVDAPTTETSTEAEKNNPHVKTVRTNVNSNVDASSVIDNFTELNGNPKAEWVDPDFGKNATKTAGLKQSQVKLTFDDGSTKIVTGYIRVISDGEKHTDSVTGKTVTKKIGAAITAAEMVNDLPSDAEATFASTVNIKDGKVENPGTYIETIHIKFHDGTEKDVSSVLTVPRQSSQINFVQNHRVVLHVANVGSDVSQAPDEFKDPSSFLGNTEDANIAKIEWATDGFPNVSEANEQTKAKIKITFKDGTSVTESINVKVIGARKADTPTTITAGDNSKLDEGRAKSALNPTDVMAIDYKFPGAKFSWAANADGTGDVDISNAGEQHPYVIISYDDGTKEAVQVDLTVNEKPTAGATYKPEATSGSVTTHMTTNGVTMPPEFNDPSKMDGFMQIPGVDDLSSVVDHLTWANDAPTTAGDSQQFQVIAHYKDNSVSDPFTINVNVLSAKKTDTPTTIAAGDKLTGVIAEAALAPAENANIKAKYPNVKYRWATSADGSGTVDTSKVGSSQPYVVVDYGDGTIQTVQVDLTIKSQADANTGNIDATQAATITTHLANGLHSEVKVPEFTDPAWIKDNIKLNDGSDDSSAKIDHLSWEGAQPDTIGDGQSLNVVAHYKDGSTSAPFKLPVNVIGAEKKTDKPTTVKVGSEPGEAEAKNALILEQVQKIDAQYQNVKYSFAKNSDGTGKVDTSTPGTSSAYVVVDYGDGTKQTVKIDLKVDNERDADKNNPVAATVNATEPIKAHLIHDYGTGNPITKYPAGFTDQAKMKRIITGINDWNQVDYLTWAAASPDKPGENQDVKVMVHYKDGSVSDPITVKANIYGVQHLDVAGVTTPAEVTEGEQPTADQAMEVLGQKDLVNKIKEQYPNAKFGWANKPDGTGTLDTSKPGQRDAYVVIDYGDDSKQVLKVPLTVNPKTPTGDNHTPEKTDGSVTTHLTTTGVATPTEFNDPTKFNDFMQISGGGDPADLIDHVDWADGTGPTAVGDNQQIEVIAHYKDGTNSKPFKINVNVLDARKSDKPTTVCKDSTPDANVAKSALNDDDVQKIVEKYPNVTYSLAGNSDGTGTVDTSTPGKKNAFVVIDYGDGTKQIVPVELNVAGSTMADDNHPVKAPVNTTTPILTHLVHDSGTGNPVAMEPASFRDPEAMKNIITGVDWDKVKNLSWSDKVPNKPGDGQDVEVVVHYKDGSVSKPITVKANIVGSEHSDVTGSTTSPAEVAPGKQPTEDQAKNALGQGVADRILKEYPDAKFSWASKSDGTGTLDTSNHGQKDAYVVIKYGDGTKQVVKVPLNVTNNGSSNNNGSSSSNDSQPVGGSVTIPQGKDLSNDTEYAEQAIGNSASLPAGTTYKWQEVPDTSVAGKTLSASVLVTLPDGTKLVVPVSVTIGTKKGETVTLHHNAYLYNEAGQRINELVYKTGSVVPVYGIKTIDGRDFYILDDNHYLATGNVLSTKQKLTHNAYVYNQYGTRVTKKVFKRGKTVKTYGEPINIRGKKYYKLDNGYFLRATNFKKPKRDLTPVQAIVADPTKDRVMHNSYLYNENGKRANGIILNAGTRVKIDQTVHSIAGRNFYKTDKGYYIAVENITGTKVSLKHNAYAYNRYGSRVNKKTLKRGKKITVYGDPVKLHGASYYIVGNKTYVKTANF from the coding sequence ATGCTGGGAAAAAATAATTTCAAAGAAAGACTAAGAAAAACAGAGATGCAGGCCAAAAAGGATCGCTTCTCAATACGGAAATTAACTGTGGGAACAGCTTCTGTATTACTTGGTTTTAGCTTTATGGCGATGAGCAGCCAAACTACTAAAGCAGATGTGATTTCTTCGAAGTCTGAAACTGAAGTTCAAACAAACAAAGATATTACTACTACTTCGGAAGACAAGCAGGATACTAAGCAAAACTTAGCTACTTATTCAGGCTTGAGCTCGTTTTTAAAGAGCAGTGATACTAAAGAAAATGAGCAAAAACCGACTGAGTCAGCACAGACCACGCCGACAGCTAAACCAGCTGAAACTGATACTTCGACTGCTCAAGCAACAGCTAACAAGGAGCCAGCAACTACTGATACGGCTGCACAACCGGTACAGTCTGACGCGGCAACAGCTAAGCCTGTTGTTACAACTCCAACTAAAATAAAGCCAGCTGCTCAAGGTGATGACACAGATGCGGCCACCTGGGAAGACTTTACAAATGCTTTGAAAGATGAAAATATTACAACGATTAATCTGACGGCTGATATTACAGCAACAGATAATAATCAAAAATATACGATTACAACTGATAAAGTGATTAATGGGGCTAGCCATACTTTAAATATTGGCTCAAATATTATTCAGGATGATTACTATCAATATGGGATAACTTTTAACGACTTAAAGTTAATGGGAATGAAGCCGAATGATGATCCGGCATTATTTAACTTTTATGGTTACGACAACAATAAGGCGGTCACATTAAATAATGTTGAAAGTGATAATGTTAGTTACGATGCCTTAATTAATTTTATAAATAACGTTACTTTGAATTACAACACAGATGGCAATATCTTTAGTGATTATGCGGAACCAACTGCTAATGATGGTTCAAACGTCAAAATTAATTTTGCACCGACTGTTGAAACATCTTCCAGTTTTATCTGCGATATTTTTATCATTCAAGATAACGCAACTGTTAATGCTGAAATTGCCAACACTAATAGTGCGTTGCGGGGAACAGGAACAATTGATGATGGTCGAATTGAAGTTGGGGCTAATTCAACGTTTAATCTGACAATCGATCCCACGGTTAACTTTCTTTATCGCGTTGATGAGGGCATTCCACCGTTAGACTTGAAGCTATATGAAGGCTCTACCACAATTATTAAAAATAATGCTTCTGATAATGGCGTTAATCCAGGAGAAGATAATCAATTAAATTTAGTTGCTGATACACCAAAATTATTTGAGTTAATTAGCAGTGGCGGTGATGTCAATAACTTTAACTTCCCAATGACCGATATTTCGGGTGCTAAGATGGGGATGATCACTGATCATTACAAGTGGATTATCCAAGATTCAGATAATGCTAACATTATTGATCCTAATTTGACAGATAAGCAAATGAAAATCTTGGCTAACCCAACTTTGCCAGAGAATATTCTGCTGGAAGGTAAGGCCGACAAGACTTTTCAAGATTTAAGTACTAAAGATGATTTCCAAACGGTTATTCAAAGTCAAGGCGGCTTTAATGGGTCGGCTGGATTTGCCTTAGGAACAGACCTCTATGATGGCTGGAAGAAGACTGATGCCGGCCGCTACAATATTTCTAGTAATAAAATTTCCATCCACCAAGGCCAAACAAGTGCAGTTGGTGGTGCCCAAGATAAGTTAAATGCTGTTGATGGCAAAGATAATACTGCGACCACGATTGCTAGTTTGCTAGAGCTTGATGATAGTATTAGTTCCGGTAACAAGACGATTACAGGAGTTGCTTGGGTGCCAAATATGGCGATGGATAGTCAAGGCAATTTAACTAGCGGCGGTCTCATTAAAGATGATGCTGGTAATTTAGCTGAAAGCATTAATCCAGTTGGTCCAGAAGATAATCAGTTGGGCAATGCCGTCATTCGGGTAACTTATGGCGATGGCACAACAGATGATATTCCGGTAACTTTAGATGTGGTTACTGCTATATCTTCTGGTGATGTGCAGCAGGTTGCACACGGCGAGCTGCCAACTGCCACTCAAGCTGAGGATGCCGTGGCTTTTGACGGGGATGCTAGCAACTTAGACCCAACTTATGAATGGTATAAGGCAGATGGTTCAGGACCGTTAGAGGTCAGTGACTTGACCCCAGGAGCAATTAATGACGTTAAAGTCTTGGTAACTTATCATCATCGTGATGGCCAAGCTGATGGTACGCAGTTGGTAGATGCTAAAGTGGCAATGGGCGATACACAGGCCAACTCATCTGGAGTTACTGCTGGAACCGGTCCAGTTGTGGTCCATGCTGCTGATATTCCTAGCGAAAATGATCCGCTTGTACCTGATTTTACCGATAAAACTAAGTGGAGTTCATACCTAGCTGGTGACTTAACTAATGTTACTAGTGTTAACTGGGATGATGAGACTGATGTTGCAAGCATTATTAACGGCACAACTGGTGAAAAGACTGGAAAGCTGCGTTTAACATTTAGTGACGGTTCAACTAAGGAAATTGATGATATACGAGTTAACGTGCTTGGCGGTGAAAAAGACACTACTAAGACAACTACAACACCAAATGGGCTTGTTCCTTCAGTTGACCAGGCTAAAGATGCACTTAAAGACGCCGCAGATTTAACTACTAATTTAAATGATGCTGGTTACGACGTTGATTATTCTTGGGCAAAAGATGACCAGGGTACGCCAATGGACAATGGTTATGTTACTTATAGCGAGCAGCAGCCAAATAAGACAGTTCCAGGTTATGTTGTTTTAACTTATTACAAGAAGGGAGCAGAACATACCCCTGAAAATGTTGACGGTAAGCAAATTATTCCCGTTGATGTCACAATTAATAAACAAGAAACCAATTTATATCACGCCCAATTAGCTGGCTCTGGTCAAGATTCTCAAGGAGTTGCGGTAGCCAAAGGGACAACTTTAGATGCTAAAGATGCTATTCATAAGCCAGAAGATTTCCCAGCAGATGCAAAATTTGAGTGGGAAAGCCCAGTTGACACTTCAACAACTGGTGATAAGCAAGCCTGGGTTGCTGTAACTTATTCAGATGATTCGACTGACCGCATTCCCGTTTTAGTTAATGTTTATGATACGGCTTCAACTGAGTATCCGAAAGCTAAGACACAGACAGCTGACTTAAACGGTACTGTCCCTGATGCCAAGGCTTCAATTGTAAATAGTGCTGACTTCCCAAGTGATACTACATATGAATGGGCTAATGAGCCTGACTTAAGTAAGGAAGGTTCTGCTATTGGCACGGTTAAAGTTACTTATCCGGATGGCTCTAGTGACTACGTTATTGTCCCAGTAATTGTGGGTAATGCTAACCCAACGCAGGAGAATGACCCACAAGGTCAAAGAACCGATATTGCTTATGGTGCTGGTAAGACTGCATCGTACGATGATGCTAAAGCCGCAATTAGTAATGCAGACAGTATGCCGCAAGGTACAACTTATAGTTGGCAAACAGCCCCAGTAGTCAATGATTTGAATAAATTAGGTGTTCAGGCAGCTGTTGTTCAGGTCACTTATCCAGATGGCACATCGAACAATGTCCCAGTAGTTGTGGACGTTGTTAGCGATGCCCATTCGGCATCACGACCGCGGGCTAAGAATGTTTGCTTAAATGTTGGAGATGCAATTCCTAATGCTAAGGATGCCGTAATTAATAGCGCTGATTTAACTAATGCCACTAGCTTTGAATACGAAACGACACCTTCAAGTGCTAATGCTGGTGTTACGCAAACAATGATTAAGGTGACCTATGCTGATGGCTCAACTGATGAGGTCCCAACGCAAATTATCGTTGATGCCCCGACAACTGAAACCTCAACTGAGGCCGAGAAAAATAATCCCCACGTTAAAACGGTGCGGACTAATGTTAACAGTAACGTTGATGCGTCTAGTGTAATTGATAACTTTACGGAATTAAATGGTAATCCGAAAGCGGAATGGGTTGATCCTGACTTTGGTAAAAATGCCACCAAGACTGCAGGCTTGAAACAGTCGCAAGTTAAGCTGACTTTTGATGATGGTTCAACTAAAATTGTGACAGGCTATATTCGGGTAATTTCTGATGGTGAAAAGCATACCGATTCAGTTACTGGTAAGACAGTTACTAAGAAGATTGGTGCCGCAATTACCGCTGCTGAAATGGTAAATGATTTGCCAAGTGATGCCGAAGCTACATTTGCATCAACAGTTAATATTAAAGATGGTAAAGTAGAAAATCCGGGTACATACATTGAAACTATTCATATTAAGTTCCATGACGGCACTGAAAAGGATGTTTCATCGGTCTTAACAGTGCCAAGACAGAGTTCACAAATTAACTTTGTGCAGAACCACCGGGTTGTCTTACACGTTGCTAACGTAGGTAGTGATGTGTCACAAGCGCCAGATGAATTTAAAGATCCAAGTTCATTCTTAGGTAATACTGAAGACGCTAATATCGCTAAGATTGAGTGGGCAACAGATGGTTTTCCTAACGTAAGCGAAGCAAATGAACAAACCAAAGCTAAGATTAAGATTACCTTTAAGGATGGTACGTCAGTTACTGAGAGTATCAATGTTAAGGTAATTGGTGCAAGAAAGGCTGACACTCCAACTACCATTACAGCTGGTGATAATAGCAAGTTGGATGAAGGCCGGGCTAAGTCAGCCTTGAACCCTACAGATGTGATGGCAATTGATTACAAGTTCCCTGGTGCTAAATTTAGTTGGGCCGCAAATGCAGATGGTACAGGTGATGTTGATATTAGTAATGCCGGAGAGCAACACCCATATGTTATTATCAGTTATGATGATGGCACTAAAGAAGCTGTTCAGGTTGACTTAACAGTTAACGAGAAGCCGACAGCAGGTGCTACTTATAAGCCAGAAGCAACTAGTGGTTCTGTCACAACACACATGACAACTAATGGTGTTACAATGCCACCAGAATTTAATGATCCGTCAAAGATGGATGGCTTTATGCAAATCCCTGGTGTTGATGACCTTAGCAGTGTTGTTGATCACTTAACTTGGGCTAATGATGCCCCAACAACTGCTGGTGATAGTCAACAGTTCCAAGTAATTGCGCACTACAAAGATAATTCAGTCAGTGATCCGTTCACAATTAACGTTAATGTGTTAAGTGCCAAGAAGACAGACACACCAACGACGATTGCGGCAGGTGATAAATTAACGGGTGTTATTGCGGAAGCAGCTTTGGCCCCAGCAGAAAATGCTAATATTAAAGCTAAATATCCTAATGTTAAGTATAGATGGGCAACTAGTGCCGATGGTTCAGGAACCGTTGATACAAGTAAAGTTGGCAGTTCACAACCTTACGTTGTTGTTGACTACGGCGACGGCACCATTCAGACTGTTCAAGTTGACTTAACTATTAAATCACAAGCTGATGCCAATACTGGCAATATTGATGCAACTCAAGCTGCAACTATTACAACTCACTTAGCTAATGGTCTGCACAGTGAAGTTAAGGTTCCTGAATTTACTGATCCAGCTTGGATTAAGGACAACATTAAGCTCAATGATGGCAGCGATGATTCGAGTGCCAAGATTGATCATTTGAGCTGGGAAGGCGCGCAACCAGATACGATTGGTGATGGCCAGTCACTTAACGTTGTTGCTCATTACAAGGATGGCTCAACTAGTGCACCATTTAAATTGCCAGTTAATGTAATTGGTGCTGAGAAGAAGACTGATAAGCCAACAACTGTTAAAGTTGGCAGCGAACCTGGTGAAGCAGAAGCCAAGAACGCTTTGATTCTGGAACAAGTTCAGAAGATAGACGCTCAATATCAAAATGTTAAGTATTCATTTGCTAAAAATAGTGATGGTACTGGTAAAGTCGATACAAGTACTCCAGGTACTAGTTCAGCCTATGTTGTAGTTGATTATGGTGATGGTACCAAGCAAACTGTGAAGATAGACCTGAAGGTTGACAATGAACGTGATGCTGATAAAAATAATCCAGTTGCAGCAACTGTCAACGCAACTGAGCCAATTAAAGCGCACCTAATTCATGATTATGGTACTGGTAACCCGATTACCAAGTATCCAGCTGGCTTTACTGATCAAGCTAAGATGAAGAGGATTATTACTGGTATTAATGATTGGAACCAAGTAGATTACTTAACTTGGGCAGCTGCGTCACCAGATAAACCGGGTGAAAATCAAGATGTTAAGGTAATGGTTCACTACAAAGACGGTTCAGTTAGTGACCCAATAACTGTTAAAGCTAATATTTATGGTGTTCAACACTTAGATGTTGCTGGTGTAACGACCCCTGCAGAAGTTACGGAAGGCGAGCAACCGACTGCTGACCAGGCAATGGAAGTTTTAGGTCAGAAAGACTTAGTTAATAAGATTAAAGAGCAATATCCAAATGCTAAGTTTGGCTGGGCTAACAAGCCAGATGGTACTGGAACTCTTGATACAAGTAAACCTGGGCAAAGGGATGCCTATGTTGTAATTGATTATGGCGATGACAGCAAGCAAGTACTGAAGGTTCCACTAACTGTAAATCCAAAGACGCCAACTGGAGATAACCATACGCCAGAAAAGACGGATGGTTCTGTCACAACGCACTTAACGACTACCGGTGTTGCAACGCCTACTGAGTTTAATGATCCTACAAAATTCAATGACTTTATGCAGATTTCTGGTGGTGGCGATCCAGCTGACCTAATTGATCATGTAGATTGGGCTGACGGTACAGGACCAACAGCAGTTGGTGATAATCAACAAATTGAAGTTATCGCTCATTATAAGGATGGTACAAATAGTAAGCCGTTTAAGATTAATGTCAACGTCCTTGATGCACGCAAGAGTGATAAGCCGACAACAGTCTGCAAGGATAGCACTCCAGATGCAAACGTGGCAAAGAGTGCGCTAAACGATGATGACGTTCAGAAGATAGTCGAGAAATATCCAAATGTCACGTATTCATTGGCAGGAAACAGTGATGGTACAGGTACAGTTGACACAAGTACTCCGGGTAAGAAGAATGCCTTTGTAGTAATTGATTATGGTGATGGCACGAAGCAAATTGTACCAGTTGAACTGAATGTTGCTGGTAGTACTATGGCTGATGATAATCATCCAGTTAAAGCACCTGTCAACACAACTACTCCGATTTTGACACACCTAGTTCATGATTCTGGCACTGGCAATCCAGTCGCTATGGAACCGGCTAGCTTTAGAGATCCAGAAGCTATGAAGAATATTATTACAGGTGTTGATTGGGACAAGGTAAAGAACTTAAGTTGGTCTGATAAAGTTCCAAATAAACCGGGTGACGGTCAAGATGTTGAAGTTGTCGTTCACTACAAAGACGGTTCAGTTAGCAAGCCAATAACAGTTAAAGCTAATATTGTTGGTTCCGAACACTCTGATGTCACAGGTAGCACTACTTCTCCTGCAGAAGTAGCACCTGGTAAACAGCCAACTGAAGACCAAGCTAAGAATGCTTTAGGTCAAGGCGTAGCCGATAGGATTTTGAAAGAATATCCAGACGCTAAGTTTAGTTGGGCAAGTAAGTCAGATGGTACAGGTACACTTGATACAAGTAACCATGGGCAGAAGGATGCTTATGTAGTTATTAAGTATGGTGACGGCACTAAGCAAGTCGTGAAGGTGCCACTAAACGTTACGAATAATGGCTCTAGCAACAATAACGGTTCATCATCAAGTAACGATTCGCAGCCTGTTGGTGGCAGCGTTACAATTCCGCAAGGTAAAGACTTGAGTAATGATACTGAATATGCCGAACAAGCAATCGGTAACTCAGCAAGTTTGCCAGCAGGTACCACTTACAAGTGGCAAGAAGTTCCAGACACATCAGTTGCTGGTAAGACGCTTTCTGCTTCGGTATTGGTAACCTTGCCTGATGGCACAAAGCTAGTTGTTCCAGTTTCAGTCACTATTGGTACTAAGAAGGGCGAAACCGTAACTTTGCACCACAATGCATACCTCTACAACGAGGCAGGTCAACGGATTAACGAATT